A single window of Nicotiana sylvestris chromosome 3, ASM39365v2, whole genome shotgun sequence DNA harbors:
- the LOC138887071 gene encoding transcription factor bHLH121-like — MSIPNVDTSVIDPSREEEELDVNAMKEEMYKLKQQMAEMYQAWAKGQPPSAYPANLTFTPPPAQSQDDPITDLSPSFPIYQHYRGTTSHTPQFPSPKPIPYPPPPTKLEKKHNESFKEYGFRWREQSARVDPPMKESEMVDYFLQALEPTYYGHLVSAMGKSFN, encoded by the exons atgtctatcccaaaTGTAGACACCAGTGTCATCGATCCTTcgagagaagaagaagagttggatgtcaatgccatgaaagaagagatgtacaaattgaaacaacaaatggccgaaatgtatcaggcctgggctaaaggacaaccACCATCAGCTTACCCGGCTAACCTTACCTTCACCCCACCCCCAGCTCAGTCTCAAGATGATCCTATCACTGATCTgtccccgagctttcccatttaccaacactaccggggcaccacttctcatacaccacagtTTCCatcccctaaaccaattccataccctcctccacca ACTAAACTGGAGAAAAAGCACAACGAAAGTTTCAAGGAATATGGTTTTCGATGGAGGGAGCAatcagcaagagtagatcccccaatgaaggaaagtgagatggtggattacttcctacaggctttagAACCTACCTACTATGGCCATCTGGTCTCAGCTATGGGGAAGTCATTCAACTAA